A single window of Narcine bancroftii isolate sNarBan1 chromosome 1, sNarBan1.hap1, whole genome shotgun sequence DNA harbors:
- the LOC138754103 gene encoding cuticle collagen dpy-7-like, with protein PGPPRTLGPPGPPRTLGPPGPPRTLGPPGPPRTLGPPALGPPGPPRTLGPPGPPRTLGPPGKKLDSAENCKGTDVQVCRFLPQLLKNALFKFRS; from the exons CCCGGCCCGCCTCGGACCCTCGGACCCCCCGGCCCGCCTCGGACCCTCGGACCCCCCGGCCCGCCTCGGACCCTCGGACCCCCCGGCCCGCCTCGGACCCTCGGACCCCCCG CCCTCGGACCCCCCGGCCCGCCTCGGACCCTCGGACCCCCCGGCCCGCCTCGGACCCTCGGACCCCCCG GAAAGAAATTGGACTCTGCTGAGAACTGCAAGGGAACAGATGTTCAAGTTTGCAGATTTCTCCCACAGCTCTTGAAGAATGCATTATTTAAATTTCGATCATAA